From one Humulus lupulus chromosome 8, drHumLupu1.1, whole genome shotgun sequence genomic stretch:
- the LOC133795800 gene encoding uncharacterized protein LOC133795800 — protein MAFPSNSQNNMLEGLSTTRAPFFNGVDFPYWKIRMETYLQSIDYDLWHIVSNGPYIPKHVINDKEVIKTYEAYDEEDKKMLSKNAKAKYALICGLDRDVFKNIEQASTAYDMWKMLEVTHQGTNAMKETKIQIYSTQYENFKMKADETIANMYTRFTTITNGLNSLGKVLSQKEMVTKILRSLTKAYQGKVIAIQEAKDLSTLPLEELIGSLMNHLDSGCSKHMTGDPSRFSSFKSKESGFVTFGDNSKGKILGIGDIGNIYSPCIKNVLLVDNLKHNLLSISQLCDKDFRVVFESSKCSIENASTNEVIFVGERKDNVYVIDVDSFDSKNKCLTVMNDNSWLWHRRLGHASMDSISKLVRKDLVVGLPSIPFVKDKLCDACQFGKQIKTSFHSKKEISTSRPLQLLHIDLFGPSRIASLGGKYYAFVIVDDFSRFTWVIFLKLKNDVLENLVKFCKSVQNEKGYSITSIRSDHGGEFDNDALELFCDEHGFNHNFSAPRTPQQNGVVERKNRTIQEMARSMLNEISLPKYFWAEAVNTSCYILNRVFIRPNMNKTPYELWKGRKPNIGYFRVFGCKCYILNTKDNLGKFDAKSDVGIFIGYSTHSKAYRIYNKRTNVVEESIHVAFDLESIRMLLAFACHKNFVLYQMDVKSAFLNGYIMEEVYVSQPPGFQDHKHPNHVYKLKKALYGLKQAPRAWYDRLSTFLISNGFSMGKADNTLFIKRKSKDIIIVQIYVDDIIFGATNDVLCEEFSKCMHSEFEMSMMGELNFFLGLQIKQQKNGIFISQSKYIKDLLQKFDLANAKSMKTPMSTSIKMDKDESGKDVDITKYRGMIGSLLYLTASRPDILFSVGLCARYQSCPKESHLSAVKRIFRYLIGTMNLGLWYPKNSNFEIISYSDADFAGCKSDRKSTSGTCHFLGNSLVSWFSKKQNSVALSTTEAEYIAAGSCCAQILWMKQTLKDFDVDFECTPIKCDNTSAINLSKNPILHSRAKHIDIRHHFLRDHIQRGDIMLDFVSTNFQLADIFTKPLSDERFSFIRRELGMTNINEI, from the exons ATGGCGTTTCcaagtaattcacaaaataacatgttAGAAGGTCTAAGCACAACTAGAGCACCATTCTTTAATGGAGTAGACTTTCCCTATTGGAAAATTAGGATGGAAACATATCTTCAATCTATCGATTATGATTTGtggcatatagtgtctaatggtccttacattcctaaacatgtcattaatgataaagaagttattaagacatatgaggcatatgacgaagaagataagaaaatgctttctaagaatgctaaagctaaatatgcacttatatgtggattggatagagatgtgttcaaaaatattgaacaagcctctaccgcttatgatatgtggaaaatgcttgaagtcactcatcaaggaacaaatgctatgaaggaaactaaaattcaaatttattctactcaatatgagaactttaagatgaaagcggatgaaactattgctaacatgtatactcgtttcactactatcactaatggtttgaattctcttggcaaggtactttcacaaaaggagatggtgaccaagattttgagaagtctcaccaaagcctatcaaggcaaagtgattgccattcaagaagccaaggatctctcaacacttcctttggaagaactaattggctcactcatgaaccat ttggatagtggttgttccaagcatatgaccggtgacccatcaagattttcgagttttaagagcaaggaaagtggctttgtcacttttggagacaattcaaaaggaaaaatcttgggcattggtgatatcggtaacatatactctccatgtattaaaaatgtgcttcttgttgataaccttaaacataatttacttagtattagtcaactatgtgataaagattttcgtgttgtttttgaatcctcaaaatgctccattgaaaatgcttcaaccaatgaagttatttttgttggagaaaggaaggataatgtttatgttattgatgttgattcctttgatagcaaaaataaatgtttaaccgttatgaatgataattcttggttgtggcatagaagattaggacatgctagtatggattctatttcaaagttggttagaaaagatcttgttgttggtttgccatctattccttttgttaaagataaactttgtgatgcatgccaatttggaaaacaaattaaaacatcttttcattccaagaaagagatttcaacctctagacctttgcaattgcttcatattgatttatttggtccttcaagaattgctagtctaggtggtaaatactatgcatttgtgattgttgatgatttttctagatttacatgggttatatttttgaaactcaaaaatgatgttttggaaaatctagttaaattttgtaagagtgtgcaaaatgaaaaagggtattcaatcacctccattaggagtgatcatggtggagagtttgacaatgatgctttagaattgttttgtgatgaacatggttttaaccataacttttcggctccaagaactccacaacaaaatggagttgtcgaaaggaagaatagaacaattcaagaaatggctaggtcaatgctcaatgaaatctcattacctaaatatttttgggccgaggccgttaatacttcttgttatattttgaaccgtgttttcattaggcctaacatgaataaaaccccttatgagctttggaaagggagaaaacccaacattggatattttagagtttttggatgtaaatgctatattttgaacaccaaggacaaccttggaaaatttgatgcaaaatctgatgttggaatttttataggttattcaacacatagtaaagcttatagaatttataacaaaagaactaatgttgttgaagaatctattcatgttgcatttgat cttgagtccataagaatgttattagcttttgcatgccacaagaattttgtcttgtatcaaatggatgttaaaagcgctttcttaaatggatacattatggaagaggtttatgtctctcaaccccccggttttcaagatcacaaacaccctaaccatgtttacaaattaaagaaagcattatatggtttaaagcaagctcctagagcttggtatgatcgtttaagcacttttcttatctcaaatggtttttcaatgggaaaagcggataatacactttttattaaaagaaaatcaaaagacattattatagtacaaatctatgttgatgatattatttttggtgctactaatgatgttctttgtgaagaattttcaaagtgtatgcatagtgaattcgagatgagcatgatgggagagctcaactttttccttggacttcaaataaagcaacaaaagaatggaatcttcataagtcaatccaagtatatcaaggatctacttcaaaagtttgacttggccaatgcaaagtccatgaaaacccctatgagcacctccataaagatggacaaggatgaaagtggtaaggatgttgacattaccaagtatcgaggtatgattggctcattattatatttaaccgctagtagacccgatattttgtttagtgttggtctatgtgctaggtaccaatcatgtcccaaggaatcccacttaagtgccgttaagagaatctttagatacttgataggcacaatgaatctaggactttggtatcccaagaactcaaactttgaaatcattagttactcggatgcggactttgccggttgtaagtcggataggaaaagtactagtggaacatgtcactttctaggaaactctttagtgtcatggtttagcaagaaacaaaactcggtagccctatccacaaccgaagccgaatacatagccgccggtagttgttgtgctcaaatactttggatgaaacaaactcttaaggattttgatgttgattttgaatgtacacccataaagtgtgacaatactagtgccattaacctctctaagaatccaatcttgcattctagagccaagcatattgatataaggcaccacttccttagagaccatatccaaagaggagacattatgctagattttgtgagcaccaatttccaactagcggatattttcaccaagcctcttagtgatgagagatttagttttattagaagagagctaggaatgaccaacataaatgaaatttaa
- the LOC133798081 gene encoding glutamate dehydrogenase A: MNALAATSRNFRQAARLLGLDSKIEKSLLIPFREIKVECTIPKDDGSLVSYVGFRVQHDNARGPMKGGIRYHPEVDPDEVNALAQLMTWKTAVADIPYGGAKGGIGCDPRELSKSELERLTRVFTQKIHDLIGIHTDVPAPDMGTNAQTMAWILDEYSKFHGHSPAVVTGKPIDLGGSLGREAATGRGVVFATEALLAEYGKSVKDLKFVIQGFGNVGSWAAKLIHESGGKIVAISDISGAIKNPNGIDIPELLKHKESTGSLLNFAGGDVMDPAELLVHECDVLIPCALGGVLNKENAGNVKAKFIVEAANHPTDPEADEILSKKGVIILPDIYANAGGVTVSYFEWVQNIQGFMWDEEKVNNELKRYMTGAFHNIKGMCKTHNCNLRMGAFTLGVNRVARATVLRGWEA, from the exons ATGAATGCCCTCGCCGCAACGAGCCGTAACTTTCGCCAAGCGGCGCGTCTTCTTGGTCTTGACTCCAAGATAGAGAAGAGTCTCTTGATCCCTTTCAGAGAGATCAag GTGGAGTGCACGATCCCCAAGGATGATGGAAGCTTGGTCTCGTACGTTGGATTCAGAGTACAACATGACAATGCACGTGGACCCATGAAGGGAGGAATCAGATATCATCCTGAG gttgACCCTGATGAAGTGAACGCTCTAGCACAACTTATGACCTGGAAGACTGCTGTGGCAGACATTCCATACGGTGGAGCAAAGGGTGGAATTGGGTGCGACCCAAGGGAGTTAAGTAAGAGTGAATTGGAGCGTCTCACTCGTGTCTTTACCCAAAAAATCCATGACCTCATTGGGATTCATACTGATGTGCCAGCACCGGATATGGGAACTAATGCCCAG ACAATGGCGTGGATTTTGGATGAGTACTCAAAGTTTCATGGTCACTCACCTGCTGTTGTGACAGGAAAGCCCATT GACCTTGGTGGCTCACTCGGTCGAGAGGCTGCAACTGGGCGCGGTGTTGTCTTTGCTACAGAAGCTTTGCTCGCTGAATATGGGAAGTCAGTCAAGGACTTGAAATTTGTCATTCAG GGGTTTGGAAATGTGGGCTCTTGGGCAGCTAAGCTGATTCATGAAAGTGGTGGCAAGATTGTTGCAATAAGTGATATCAGTGGTGCAATTAAGAACCCCAATGGAATTGATATACCGGAATTGCTGAAGCACAAAGAAAGCACTGGTAGCTTACTAAATTTTGCTGGGGGAGATGTCATGGATCCAGCTGAACTGCTTGTACATGAATGCGATGTTCTCATCCCTTGTGCTTTGGGTGGAGTTCTCAACAA GGAAAATGCTGGAAATGTTAAGGCCAAGTTCATAGTAGAGGCAGCAAACCATCCAACTGATCCTGAAGCAGATGAG ATTCTGTCTAAGAAAGGAGTTATCATTCTTCCCGACATATACGCAAATGCTGGTGGTGTGACTGTTAGCTATTTCGAGTGGGTTCAG AATATTCAAGGTTTCATGTGGGACGAAGAGAAGGTGAACAATGAACTTAAGCGGTACATGACCGGAGCTTTCCATAACATCAAGGGCATGTGCAAAACGCACAATTGTAATCTGAGAATGGGAGCCTTTACATTGGGAGTTAACCGTGTAGCGCGTGCCACCGTTCTTAGGGGATGGGAAGCATAA
- the LOC133798082 gene encoding mediator of RNA polymerase II transcription subunit 31 isoform X2 produces the protein MASGKDSDDSSESPSSQKSIYKDPDDGRQRFLLELEFVQCFANPTYIHYLAQNRYFEDEAFIGYLKYLQYWQQPEYMKFIMYPHCLFFLELLQNANFRNAMAHPGSKELAHRQQFYFWKNYRNNRLKHILPRSLPEPPAPTPIPPQQSMPPAAASTIGMTAGPGPVLSPMQYANPPGSSLPKNDMRNTGVDRRKRKKDG, from the exons ATGGCGTCTGGCAAAGATAGCGACGATTCATCTGAATCTCCATCTTC GCAGAAGAGCATATACAAGGATCCGGATGATGGGCGGCAGCGTTTCTTGCTTGAACTGGAATTTGTTCAATGCTTTGCTAACCCCACTTACATCCATT ATCTGGCTCAGAATCGCTATTTTGAAGATGAAGCTTTCATTGGATACTTGAAGTATCTTCAGTACTGGCAGCAGCCTGAGTACATGAAGTTTATAAT GTATCCTCATTGCCTATTTTTTCTTGAACTTCTCCAAAATGCAAACTTTCGTAATGCAATGGCACATCCTGGCAGCAAG GAGTTGGCACATAGACAGCAATTTTACTTCTGGAAGAACTACAGAAACAATCGATTAAAGCACATATTACCAAGATCACTTCCTGAACCTCCTGCTCCCACTCCTATACCTCCTCAGCAGTCCATGCCACCTGCAGCTGCTTCAACTATTGGAATGACTGCTGGTCCTGGTCCCGTTCTTTCTCCCATGCAATATGCTAACCCCCCAGGCTCTTCTCTTCCAAAAAATGATATGAGGAATACTGGGGTtgatagaagaaagagaaa GAAGGATGGTTAG
- the LOC133798082 gene encoding mediator of RNA polymerase II transcription subunit 31 isoform X1, translating into MASGKDSDDSSESPSSQKSIYKDPDDGRQRFLLELEFVQCFANPTYIHYLAQNRYFEDEAFIGYLKYLQYWQQPEYMKFIMYPHCLFFLELLQNANFRNAMAHPGSKELAHRQQFYFWKNYRNNRLKHILPRSLPEPPAPTPIPPQQSMPPAAASTIGMTAGPGPVLSPMQYANPPGSSLPKNDMRNTGVDRRKRKYVYTI; encoded by the exons ATGGCGTCTGGCAAAGATAGCGACGATTCATCTGAATCTCCATCTTC GCAGAAGAGCATATACAAGGATCCGGATGATGGGCGGCAGCGTTTCTTGCTTGAACTGGAATTTGTTCAATGCTTTGCTAACCCCACTTACATCCATT ATCTGGCTCAGAATCGCTATTTTGAAGATGAAGCTTTCATTGGATACTTGAAGTATCTTCAGTACTGGCAGCAGCCTGAGTACATGAAGTTTATAAT GTATCCTCATTGCCTATTTTTTCTTGAACTTCTCCAAAATGCAAACTTTCGTAATGCAATGGCACATCCTGGCAGCAAG GAGTTGGCACATAGACAGCAATTTTACTTCTGGAAGAACTACAGAAACAATCGATTAAAGCACATATTACCAAGATCACTTCCTGAACCTCCTGCTCCCACTCCTATACCTCCTCAGCAGTCCATGCCACCTGCAGCTGCTTCAACTATTGGAATGACTGCTGGTCCTGGTCCCGTTCTTTCTCCCATGCAATATGCTAACCCCCCAGGCTCTTCTCTTCCAAAAAATGATATGAGGAATACTGGGGTtgatagaagaaagagaaagtATGTATATACAATTTAG